One window from the genome of Erwinia sorbitola encodes:
- a CDS encoding valine--tRNA ligase produces MEKTYNPQDIEQPLYEHWEKQGYFKPNGDTSQESFCIMIPPPNVTGSLHMGHAFQQTIMDTMIRYQRMQGKNTLWQAGTDHAGIATQMVVERKIAAEEGKTRKDYGRDAFIEKIWQWKAESGGTITRQMRRLGNSVDWERERFTMDEGLSNAVKEVFVRLHKENLIYRGKRLVNWDPKLRTAISDLEVENRESKGSMWHIRYPLADGVKTADGKDYLVVATTRPETVLGDTGVAVNPEDPRYKDLIGKFLVLPLVNRRIPIVGDEHADMEKGTGCVKITPAHDFNDYEVGRRHKLPMINILTFDGDIRETAQVYDTNGEESDACDPTIPAEFQKLERFAARKAIVAAVDALGLLDEIKPHDLTVPYGDRGGVVIEPMLTDQWYVRTAPLAKVAVEAVEQGDIQFVPKQYENMYFSWMRDIQDWCISRQLWWGHRIPAWYDAEGNVYVARSEEEVRAENNLGADVVLTQDEDVLDTWFSSGLWTFSTLGWPENTEALRTFHPTSVLVSGFDIIFFWIARMIMLTMHFIKDEDGKPQVPFKTVYMTGLIRDDEGQKMSKSKGNVIDPLDMVDGISLEDLLEKRTGNMMQPQLAEKIRKRTEKQFPNGIEPHGTDALRFTLAALASTGRDINWDMKRLEGYRNFCNKLWNASRFVLMNTAEHDCGFNGGELELSLADRWILAEFNETVKAYRGALDSYRFDIAANILYEFTWNQFCDWYLELAKPVMNGGSEAQLRGTRNTLVTVLEALLRLAHPIIPFITETIWQQVKVLKNISDDTIMLQPMPEFSESRVDAAAMTDTEWLKQAIVAVRNIRNEMNISPSKPLDVLLRGASADVVRRVNDNHNFLKTLARLETLELLPAGEKGPVAVNKLVDGAELLIPMADLVDKTAELERLVKEVAKLDVEMEKITTKLSNEGFVARAPEAVVAKERERLADFEQAKIKLIEQQAVIAAL; encoded by the coding sequence ATGGAAAAGACATATAACCCGCAAGATATCGAGCAGCCGCTTTACGAGCACTGGGAAAAACAGGGCTACTTTAAGCCGAATGGCGATACCAGCCAGGAAAGCTTCTGCATCATGATCCCGCCGCCGAACGTTACCGGTAGCTTGCATATGGGTCACGCCTTCCAGCAGACCATCATGGATACCATGATCCGCTACCAGCGTATGCAGGGAAAAAACACCCTGTGGCAGGCAGGGACTGACCATGCGGGTATCGCCACGCAGATGGTGGTGGAGCGTAAGATCGCCGCCGAAGAGGGCAAAACCCGTAAAGACTACGGCCGTGATGCTTTCATCGAAAAAATCTGGCAGTGGAAAGCAGAATCAGGCGGCACCATTACCCGTCAGATGCGCCGTCTTGGTAACTCCGTGGACTGGGAGCGCGAGCGTTTCACCATGGATGAAGGCCTGTCGAACGCCGTGAAAGAGGTGTTTGTTCGCCTGCACAAAGAGAACCTGATTTACCGTGGCAAACGCCTGGTGAACTGGGATCCAAAACTGCGCACTGCCATCTCTGACCTGGAAGTGGAAAACCGCGAGTCAAAAGGCTCCATGTGGCATATCCGCTACCCGCTGGCCGATGGCGTGAAAACCGCTGACGGTAAAGACTATCTGGTGGTCGCCACCACTCGTCCGGAAACCGTGCTCGGTGATACCGGCGTGGCGGTCAATCCTGAAGATCCGCGTTATAAAGATCTGATCGGCAAGTTCCTGGTACTGCCGCTGGTGAATCGCCGTATTCCGATCGTTGGTGACGAACATGCGGATATGGAGAAAGGCACCGGCTGCGTGAAAATCACCCCGGCGCACGACTTTAACGACTACGAAGTTGGTCGCCGCCATAAGCTGCCGATGATCAACATTCTGACCTTCGACGGCGATATCCGTGAAACGGCCCAGGTGTATGACACCAACGGCGAAGAGTCTGATGCCTGTGACCCGACTATTCCGGCTGAGTTCCAGAAACTGGAACGCTTTGCCGCGCGTAAAGCCATTGTTGCCGCAGTCGATGCTCTTGGCCTGCTGGATGAGATCAAGCCACACGATCTGACCGTACCTTACGGCGATCGCGGCGGCGTGGTGATCGAGCCTATGCTGACTGACCAGTGGTATGTGCGCACTGCCCCGCTGGCCAAAGTGGCGGTGGAAGCGGTAGAACAGGGTGATATCCAGTTCGTTCCGAAGCAGTATGAGAATATGTACTTCTCGTGGATGCGCGATATCCAGGACTGGTGTATCTCCCGCCAGCTGTGGTGGGGTCACCGCATCCCGGCCTGGTACGATGCCGAAGGCAACGTCTACGTCGCCCGCAGCGAAGAAGAAGTCCGCGCAGAGAACAACCTGGGCGCTGACGTGGTGCTGACCCAGGACGAAGACGTGCTGGATACCTGGTTCTCATCCGGGCTGTGGACTTTCTCCACCCTGGGCTGGCCGGAAAATACCGAAGCGCTGCGCACCTTCCATCCGACCAGCGTGCTGGTCAGCGGCTTCGATATTATCTTCTTCTGGATTGCGCGCATGATCATGCTGACCATGCACTTTATCAAAGACGAAGATGGCAAGCCGCAGGTACCGTTTAAAACCGTATATATGACCGGTCTGATCCGTGATGACGAAGGGCAGAAAATGTCTAAGTCAAAAGGTAACGTGATCGATCCGCTGGATATGGTTGACGGTATCTCGCTCGAAGATCTGCTGGAAAAACGCACCGGTAACATGATGCAGCCGCAGCTGGCGGAGAAAATCCGTAAGCGTACCGAGAAGCAGTTCCCGAACGGTATTGAGCCGCACGGCACCGACGCCCTGCGTTTCACCCTGGCGGCGCTGGCCTCAACAGGTCGCGATATCAACTGGGATATGAAGCGCCTGGAAGGTTACCGCAACTTCTGTAACAAACTGTGGAACGCCAGCCGTTTTGTGCTGATGAACACCGCAGAGCACGACTGTGGCTTTAACGGCGGCGAGCTGGAGCTGTCGCTGGCGGATCGCTGGATCCTCGCAGAGTTCAATGAAACTGTGAAGGCATACCGTGGCGCGCTGGACAGCTATCGCTTCGATATCGCTGCCAATATCCTGTATGAGTTCACCTGGAACCAGTTCTGCGACTGGTATCTGGAGCTGGCAAAACCGGTGATGAACGGTGGCTCTGAAGCCCAGCTGCGCGGCACGCGCAATACGCTGGTAACGGTGCTGGAAGCGTTGCTGCGCCTCGCGCATCCGATTATTCCGTTTATTACCGAAACCATCTGGCAGCAGGTGAAAGTGCTGAAAAACATCAGCGACGACACCATCATGCTGCAACCGATGCCGGAGTTCAGCGAAAGCCGCGTAGACGCAGCGGCAATGACCGATACCGAGTGGCTGAAACAGGCTATCGTCGCGGTGCGTAATATTCGCAACGAGATGAATATCTCCCCGTCTAAGCCGCTGGATGTTCTGCTGCGCGGTGCCAGCGCTGATGTGGTGCGTCGTGTTAACGACAACCACAACTTCCTGAAAACCCTGGCACGCCTGGAAACACTTGAGCTGCTGCCTGCGGGTGAGAAAGGCCCGGTCGCCGTGAACAAGCTGGTTGACGGTGCTGAACTGCTGATCCCGATGGCCGACCTGGTGGATAAAACCGCCGAGCTGGAGCGTCTGGTGAAGGAAGTGGCGAAGCTGGATGTGGAGATGGAAAAAATCACCACCAAGCTGTCAAACGAAGGTTTTGTGGCTCGCGCACCGGAAGCGGTAGTCGCGAAAGAGCGTGAGCGTCTGGCTGATTTTGAGCAGGCGAAGATCAAGCTGATTGAGCAGCAGGCAGTGATTGCCGCGCTGTAA
- a CDS encoding DNA polymerase III subunit chi: MKNATFYLLETDTPVDGLSAQEALVCDLAEARWRDGKRVLIACEDEAQAIRLDEALWQRPANAFVPHNLAGEGPKYGAPVELAWPQRRGNAPRDLLISLLPQFADFATAFYEVVDFVPFETSLKQLARDRYKAYRSVGFHLNTATPPLPKT, encoded by the coding sequence ATGAAAAACGCAACTTTCTATCTGCTGGAAACCGACACCCCGGTTGACGGACTGAGCGCTCAGGAAGCGCTGGTCTGCGATCTGGCTGAGGCCCGCTGGCGTGACGGAAAACGCGTGCTGATTGCCTGTGAAGACGAAGCGCAGGCTATTCGGCTGGATGAAGCCCTGTGGCAACGACCGGCTAACGCCTTTGTGCCGCATAATCTGGCTGGGGAAGGCCCGAAATATGGTGCCCCGGTGGAGCTGGCCTGGCCACAGCGTCGTGGCAATGCGCCGCGAGACCTGCTGATCAGCCTGCTGCCGCAGTTTGCAGATTTTGCCACCGCTTTCTATGAAGTGGTAGACTTCGTCCCCTTTGAGACATCTTTGAAACAGCTGGCGCGCGACCGCTATAAAGCCTATCGCAGCGTTGGATTCCACTTGAATACGGCAACGCCGCCTTTGCCTAAGACATAG
- the pepA gene encoding leucyl aminopeptidase, with protein MEFSVKSGSPEKQRSACIVVGVFEPRRLSPIAEQLDKISDGYISALLRRGELEGKVGQTLLLHHVPNILSERILLIGCGKERELDERQYKQVIQKTINTLNDTGSMEAVCFLTELHVKGRNTYWKVRQAVETSKETLYSFDQLKSNKVEPRRPLRKLVFNVPTRRELTSGERAIQHGLAVAAGVKAAKDLGNMPPNICNAAYLASQARQLADTWDNITTRVIGEQQMKELGMNAYLAVGQGSQNESLMSVIEYKGNPDKEARPIVLVGKGVTFDTGGISLKPGEAMDEMKYDMCGAASVYGVMRMVAELKLPLNVVGVLAGCENMPGGRAYRPGDVLTTMSGQTVEVLNTDAEGRLVLCDALTYVERFDPDVVIDVATLTGACVIALGHHISGLLSNHNPLAHELIGASEQAGDRAWRLPMADEYQEQLDSNFADMANIGGRPGGAITAACFLARFTRKYNWAHLDVAGTAWRSGKAKGATGRPVALLSQFLLNRAGLNGDD; from the coding sequence ATGGAGTTCAGTGTAAAAAGCGGTAGCCCGGAAAAACAGCGCAGTGCCTGTATTGTGGTGGGCGTGTTTGAACCGCGCCGGTTGTCACCGATTGCTGAACAGCTGGATAAAATCAGCGATGGATACATTAGTGCCCTGCTGCGCCGTGGTGAACTGGAAGGAAAAGTCGGCCAGACTCTGCTGTTGCATCATGTGCCGAACATTCTCTCTGAACGTATCCTGCTGATTGGCTGTGGCAAGGAGCGTGAGCTGGATGAGCGTCAGTATAAGCAGGTCATCCAAAAGACCATTAACACGCTGAACGATACCGGTTCGATGGAAGCCGTCTGCTTCCTGACCGAGCTGCACGTCAAAGGGCGCAACACTTACTGGAAAGTACGCCAGGCGGTGGAGACGTCGAAAGAGACGCTGTACAGCTTCGATCAGCTGAAAAGCAACAAGGTCGAGCCGCGCCGTCCGCTGCGTAAACTGGTGTTTAATGTGCCAACGCGCCGTGAACTGACCAGCGGTGAGCGTGCCATTCAGCACGGTCTGGCTGTGGCTGCCGGTGTGAAGGCGGCGAAAGACCTCGGCAATATGCCACCAAATATCTGTAATGCCGCTTATCTCGCCTCGCAGGCGCGCCAGCTGGCAGATACCTGGGACAACATCACCACCCGCGTCATCGGCGAGCAGCAGATGAAAGAGCTGGGGATGAATGCCTATCTCGCCGTTGGTCAGGGATCGCAGAATGAATCCCTGATGTCGGTGATTGAGTACAAAGGGAACCCCGACAAAGAAGCGCGTCCTATCGTGCTGGTCGGTAAAGGCGTCACCTTTGATACCGGCGGTATCTCGCTTAAGCCGGGCGAAGCGATGGACGAAATGAAGTACGACATGTGCGGCGCGGCCTCAGTGTATGGCGTGATGCGCATGGTGGCTGAACTGAAGCTGCCGCTGAACGTTGTTGGCGTACTTGCTGGCTGTGAAAACATGCCGGGTGGCCGCGCTTACCGTCCGGGTGACGTGCTGACGACGATGTCCGGCCAGACCGTAGAAGTGCTTAACACCGATGCGGAAGGTCGCCTGGTGCTGTGCGATGCCCTGACCTACGTTGAGCGCTTTGACCCGGATGTGGTGATCGATGTAGCCACGCTGACCGGAGCCTGCGTTATTGCGCTGGGCCACCATATCAGCGGTCTGCTGTCAAACCACAACCCGCTGGCCCACGAGCTGATTGGTGCATCCGAACAGGCTGGCGATCGCGCATGGCGTCTGCCAATGGCTGATGAATATCAGGAGCAGCTGGACTCCAATTTTGCCGATATGGCGAATATTGGTGGCCGTCCTGGTGGTGCCATCACCGCCGCCTGCTTCCTGGCGCGCTTTACGCGTAAATATAACTGGGCGCACCTGGATGTGGCAGGCACCGCCTGGCGTTCAGGCAAAGCTAAAGGAGCTACCGGTCGTCCGGTTGCTCTGCTGTCTCAGTTCCTGCTGAACCGCGCAGGCCTGAACGGCGACGATTAA
- the lptF gene encoding LPS export ABC transporter permease LptF gives MIIIRYLVREMLKSQLAILFILLLIFFCQKLVRILGAAVDGEIPTNLVLTLLGLGIPEMAQLILPLSLFLAILMTLGRLYTESEITVMHACGLGKSVLVKASMILMLFTALVAAVNVGWMGPWSSRYQSEVMQNAKANPGAAALAAGQFQQSGDGQSVLFIENVKGNNFGNVFLAQLRPKGNARPSVVVADHGHMEQRKDGSQVVTLDSGTRFEGTALLRDFRITDFKNYQAIVGHQAATLDPNDSEQMSFSELRSSDKPDFRSELHWRLTLIFSVLIMALMVVPLSVVNPRQGRVLSMLPAMLLYLVFFLLQSSLRSSGNKGRLDPAVWMWAVNLSYLGLAILLNAWDTVPMRRLRARFTRGGSV, from the coding sequence GTGATCATTATTAGATATCTGGTTCGGGAAATGCTCAAAAGCCAGCTGGCTATCCTGTTCATCCTGCTGCTGATCTTCTTTTGTCAGAAGTTAGTCAGGATACTGGGAGCCGCGGTTGATGGTGAGATTCCTACAAATTTAGTCCTGACGCTGTTGGGCCTCGGCATCCCCGAGATGGCGCAGCTGATCCTGCCGTTAAGCCTCTTTTTAGCTATCCTGATGACCCTTGGGCGGTTATATACCGAGAGTGAGATCACCGTGATGCACGCCTGCGGCTTAGGCAAAAGCGTGCTGGTGAAAGCATCGATGATTCTGATGCTGTTCACTGCTCTGGTGGCCGCCGTCAACGTGGGCTGGATGGGCCCCTGGTCATCGCGCTATCAAAGCGAAGTGATGCAAAATGCCAAAGCGAATCCGGGGGCAGCTGCCCTGGCTGCCGGGCAGTTCCAGCAGTCCGGCGATGGTCAATCTGTGCTGTTTATCGAAAACGTTAAAGGCAACAACTTTGGTAACGTTTTCCTTGCTCAGTTGCGGCCAAAAGGCAATGCGCGCCCTTCAGTCGTGGTGGCCGATCATGGTCATATGGAGCAGCGCAAAGATGGTTCACAGGTGGTGACGCTGGATAGCGGCACCCGTTTTGAAGGCACCGCTCTGCTGCGTGACTTCCGGATAACCGATTTTAAAAATTACCAGGCGATTGTTGGCCATCAGGCTGCAACTCTTGATCCGAACGACTCTGAGCAGATGAGCTTTAGCGAGCTGCGTAGTTCGGATAAACCCGATTTCCGCAGTGAACTGCACTGGCGTCTGACGCTGATATTCTCGGTGCTGATTATGGCGCTGATGGTGGTGCCGCTCAGTGTGGTTAACCCGCGTCAGGGGCGTGTGCTGTCGATGCTGCCAGCGATGCTGCTGTATCTGGTGTTCTTCCTGCTGCAAAGCTCGCTGCGCTCCAGCGGCAACAAAGGACGCCTCGATCCGGCGGTCTGGATGTGGGCCGTTAACCTCAGTTATCTGGGGCTGGCCATCCTGCTGAATGCATGGGATACGGTACCAATGCGCCGACTGCGCGCGCGTTTCACTCGCGGAGGATCGGTCTGA
- the lptG gene encoding LPS export ABC transporter permease LptG, whose translation MFGVLDRYIGKTIFNTIMATLFMLVSLSGIIKFVDQLRKTGQGEYTALGAGLYTLLSVPKDIEIFFPMAALLGALLGLGTLAQRSELVVMQASGFTRMQIAASVMKTAIPLVLLTMAIGEFVAPQGEQMARNYRAQQLVGGSLLSTQSGLWAKDGDNFIFIERIRDDNQLAGISIYSFNKERRLQTVRYAASAKYNADRKLWELAQVDQSDLTDPLQVQGSQTLSGEWKTTLTPDKLGVVALDPTALSISGLYNYSKYLKQSGQVSGRYELNMWSKIFQPLSVAVMMLMALSFIFGPLRSVSMGMRVVTGISFGFLFYVLDQIFGPLSLVYNIPPLLGALLPSAAFFAISVFMLLKRR comes from the coding sequence ATGTTTGGTGTTCTTGACAGATATATCGGTAAAACGATTTTCAATACCATCATGGCGACGCTGTTTATGCTGGTGTCGCTCTCCGGCATCATCAAGTTTGTCGACCAGCTGCGTAAAACCGGGCAGGGTGAATACACCGCTCTCGGTGCCGGGCTGTATACCCTGCTGAGTGTGCCTAAAGATATTGAGATCTTCTTTCCGATGGCGGCACTGCTCGGTGCTCTGCTGGGCCTGGGCACGCTCGCCCAGCGCAGTGAGCTGGTGGTGATGCAGGCTTCAGGTTTTACCCGTATGCAGATTGCCGCATCGGTGATGAAAACCGCGATCCCGCTGGTGCTGCTGACGATGGCAATTGGTGAGTTTGTTGCGCCGCAGGGCGAGCAGATGGCGCGTAACTACCGTGCGCAACAGCTGGTGGGTGGTTCGCTGCTCTCCACGCAGAGCGGGCTGTGGGCGAAAGATGGCGATAACTTTATCTTTATCGAACGTATTCGCGACGACAACCAGCTGGCGGGTATCAGTATCTACAGCTTTAACAAAGAACGCCGCCTGCAAACGGTTCGCTATGCCGCCTCAGCGAAGTACAACGCGGATAGAAAACTGTGGGAGCTGGCGCAGGTGGATCAGTCTGACCTGACCGACCCGCTCCAGGTTCAGGGCAGCCAGACGCTGAGTGGCGAATGGAAAACAACCCTGACCCCGGACAAGCTGGGTGTGGTAGCGCTGGATCCAACGGCGCTGTCGATCAGCGGTCTGTATAACTATTCGAAGTATCTCAAGCAGAGTGGGCAGGTATCCGGCCGCTATGAGCTGAATATGTGGAGCAAAATCTTCCAGCCGCTTTCCGTGGCGGTGATGATGCTGATGGCGCTGTCATTTATCTTTGGCCCGCTGCGCAGCGTGTCGATGGGGATGCGGGTGGTCACCGGGATCAGCTTTGGTTTCCTGTTCTACGTGCTGGATCAGATATTTGGCCCACTGAGCCTGGTATACAACATCCCGCCACTGCTGGGGGCGCTGCTGCCGAGTGCGGCGTTCTTTGCGATTAGTGTGTTTATGCTGCTGAAACGGCGGTGA
- a CDS encoding DUF445 domain-containing protein has translation MDKERELVQAKRLPLLLLAGAALLFIATVLWPLYWPPNPWVAGLKAVAEASMVGALADWFAVSALFRHVPIPLAGRHTAIIPRNKDRIADNLALFVQDKFLNTDSLLALIRRHNPAQMIAHWLNHPDNAARLSGMVLKTIRGFLDLADDRRIQGFMRRAIHKAIDKVDLSQSAAMILESLTKNNRHQQLLDDALAQILQLVNKPGTHEFIAQQVVSWLKREHPLKEKMLPSEWLGEKSAELAADAVQSILTEIEHDDGHQLRQGFNRAVQRMITRLRNDPEMAEKAEEIKAYLKQDETLNSYIGQLWNDLRAWLKEDLNHPDSVLHAKVSAAGQWLGETLMQDEPLRNSLNQHMEEAASNVAPEFSAFLSRHISDTVKSWDAKDMSHQVELNIGKDLQRIRINGTLVGGVIGLILYLLSLLPQLL, from the coding sequence ATGGATAAGGAACGTGAGTTAGTTCAGGCAAAGCGCCTGCCGCTGCTGTTGCTGGCGGGTGCAGCGCTGCTGTTTATCGCCACCGTGCTCTGGCCGCTCTACTGGCCGCCGAATCCCTGGGTTGCCGGACTGAAAGCGGTAGCAGAGGCGTCGATGGTCGGGGCGCTGGCAGACTGGTTTGCCGTTAGCGCACTGTTTCGTCATGTGCCGATCCCGCTGGCGGGGCGTCATACGGCAATTATTCCGCGCAATAAGGATCGTATCGCCGACAATTTAGCGCTGTTTGTGCAGGACAAGTTTCTGAATACCGATTCTCTGCTGGCGCTGATCCGCCGTCACAATCCGGCGCAGATGATCGCTCACTGGCTGAACCACCCGGACAACGCAGCCCGTCTCAGCGGGATGGTGCTGAAGACCATACGTGGATTCCTCGACCTGGCCGACGATCGGCGTATTCAGGGGTTTATGCGACGGGCGATCCACAAAGCGATCGACAAGGTGGATCTCAGCCAGTCGGCGGCAATGATCCTTGAAAGCCTGACCAAAAATAACCGTCACCAGCAGCTGCTGGACGATGCGCTGGCGCAGATACTGCAACTGGTGAACAAGCCCGGCACCCACGAATTTATTGCCCAACAGGTGGTGAGCTGGCTGAAGCGTGAACATCCGCTGAAGGAGAAGATGCTGCCAAGCGAGTGGCTGGGAGAAAAGAGCGCCGAGCTGGCGGCCGATGCGGTGCAGTCAATTCTGACGGAGATTGAGCATGACGATGGCCATCAGCTGCGTCAGGGCTTTAACCGCGCGGTACAGCGAATGATTACCCGCCTGCGCAACGACCCGGAGATGGCGGAGAAAGCAGAAGAGATTAAAGCCTATCTTAAGCAGGATGAGACGCTGAACAGCTATATCGGCCAGCTGTGGAACGATCTCCGCGCCTGGCTGAAGGAAGATCTCAATCATCCGGATTCAGTGCTGCACGCTAAAGTCAGCGCAGCCGGACAGTGGTTGGGTGAAACGCTGATGCAGGATGAGCCGCTGCGCAACTCGCTCAATCAGCATATGGAAGAAGCCGCCAGCAATGTCGCGCCTGAGTTCTCTGCGTTTCTCAGCCGCCATATCAGCGATACGGTGAAGAGCTGGGATGCGAAGGATATGTCACATCAGGTGGAGCTGAATATCGGTAAGGATCTGCAACGCATCCGCATTAACGGCACGTTAGTCGGTGGGGTGATTGGGTTGATTTTGTATTTGCTGTCGCTGCTACCGCAGCTGCTGTAG
- a CDS encoding acetoin reductase: MSINGKVALVTGAGQGIGRGIALRLARDGADIALVDVNDEKIKQVAEEIAALGRRAITIKADISQREEVFAAVDQAEKQLGGFDVMVNNAGISQTKNLLSVTQQEVEKIFRINVQGVLWGIQAAGSKFKARKQKGKIINASSIAGHEGFALLGIYSATKFSVRALTQAAAKELAAFGITVNAYCPGVVGTDMWVEIDKRMAEETGAPLGATYDKYVSGIALGRAETPDDVAAFVSFLAGPDSDYMTGQAPLIDGGLVYR, translated from the coding sequence ATGTCGATTAATGGAAAAGTGGCACTGGTCACCGGAGCAGGTCAGGGCATTGGCCGTGGTATAGCACTGCGGCTGGCGCGTGATGGTGCGGACATCGCGCTGGTGGATGTAAACGACGAGAAAATTAAACAGGTTGCCGAAGAGATCGCGGCTCTTGGCCGCCGGGCGATTACCATCAAAGCCGATATCAGCCAGCGCGAAGAGGTCTTTGCTGCCGTTGATCAGGCTGAGAAACAGCTGGGCGGTTTCGACGTGATGGTCAATAACGCCGGTATCAGCCAGACTAAAAACCTGCTGTCAGTGACCCAGCAGGAAGTGGAAAAAATCTTCCGGATCAACGTGCAGGGCGTGCTGTGGGGCATTCAGGCAGCGGGCAGCAAATTTAAGGCGCGTAAGCAGAAAGGCAAAATCATTAACGCCTCCTCGATTGCCGGGCATGAAGGCTTTGCGCTGCTCGGCATCTATTCCGCTACCAAATTCAGCGTGCGTGCCCTGACTCAGGCGGCGGCAAAAGAGCTGGCAGCCTTCGGCATCACGGTAAACGCCTACTGCCCTGGCGTGGTCGGCACCGATATGTGGGTGGAAATTGATAAACGCATGGCGGAAGAGACCGGAGCACCGCTGGGTGCCACCTATGATAAATACGTTTCCGGCATCGCGCTGGGCCGTGCCGAGACGCCTGACGATGTCGCTGCGTTTGTCTCCTTCCTGGCCGGGCCTGACTCCGACTATATGACCGGTCAGGCACCGCTGATCGATGGCGGACTGGTGTACCGTTGA
- a CDS encoding LysE family translocator produces the protein MDAAVLSVISIGGALALGTISPGPSFILVARTAVASSRRAGIGAALGMGAGSLIFAIIALLGLHTLLNAVPVLWLTLKTAGGIYLLWMAYKMFRGAREPLALELPGSNGKSLKRAFFTAFTTQLSNPKTAMVFAGVFAALLPAHVTTGMFITIPLMAMMVDGLWYLFVAYALSSRGPRNTYLRFKAPLDRLGGGVMALLGIRLIVK, from the coding sequence ATGGATGCTGCGGTACTTTCGGTAATTTCAATTGGCGGTGCGCTGGCGCTGGGCACGATCAGCCCGGGGCCAAGTTTTATTCTGGTGGCGCGCACCGCCGTCGCTTCATCACGCCGGGCGGGCATCGGTGCCGCGCTGGGAATGGGGGCGGGAAGTCTGATCTTCGCTATTATCGCCCTGCTGGGGCTGCATACGCTGCTGAACGCCGTACCGGTGCTGTGGCTGACCCTGAAAACGGCCGGGGGCATCTACCTGCTGTGGATGGCGTATAAGATGTTTCGTGGTGCCCGCGAGCCGCTGGCGCTGGAGCTGCCCGGCAGCAACGGTAAAAGCCTCAAACGTGCTTTCTTTACCGCCTTCACCACTCAGCTCAGTAATCCTAAAACCGCGATGGTGTTCGCCGGAGTATTTGCCGCGCTGCTGCCTGCGCATGTCACCACCGGGATGTTTATTACTATCCCGCTGATGGCGATGATGGTCGACGGCCTGTGGTATCTGTTTGTTGCCTATGCGCTGTCGTCACGCGGGCCGCGCAACACCTATCTGCGTTTTAAAGCTCCCCTCGACCGTTTAGGCGGCGGCGTAATGGCGCTGCTGGGCATTCGTCTGATTGTTAAATAA
- a CDS encoding DUF2501 domain-containing protein: MNAAMKWVLACSVSTALFSAAAGAASWQDQLSSAASALGQNNNSTTNTSGANAAPAGNSIGALTGLLNGGSQSLSAGTMTNAAGVLEYCVKNNIVDNNVSSVKDKLLGKLGLADTQKQQETTDYKQGLMGLLNTGNNQQVNLKSLGDTAIGKKVKTKACDLVLKQGKQFIS; this comes from the coding sequence ATGAATGCAGCAATGAAATGGGTTCTGGCATGTTCTGTTTCTACCGCACTGTTCAGCGCCGCAGCGGGTGCTGCAAGCTGGCAGGATCAGCTCAGTTCTGCCGCCAGTGCGCTGGGCCAAAACAATAACAGCACCACCAATACCTCCGGCGCGAACGCTGCCCCGGCGGGTAACTCCATTGGTGCGCTTACCGGGCTGTTGAACGGCGGCAGCCAGTCACTTAGCGCAGGCACCATGACCAATGCGGCGGGTGTGCTGGAGTACTGCGTGAAGAACAATATTGTCGATAATAATGTGTCATCGGTGAAGGATAAGCTGCTGGGCAAGCTGGGGCTGGCGGATACGCAGAAACAGCAGGAAACCACCGACTATAAGCAGGGCCTGATGGGTCTGCTGAATACTGGCAACAATCAGCAGGTGAACCTCAAGTCGCTGGGTGATACCGCCATCGGCAAGAAGGTCAAAACCAAAGCCTGCGATCTGGTGCTGAAGCAGGGTAAACAGTTTATCTCGTAA